In the Flagellimonas sp. MMG031 genome, one interval contains:
- a CDS encoding PAS domain S-box protein produces MNDYGNLFYQNPLANWVYDMWNFEILDANEAALNLYGYNRKAFLSLSLHDLAAQNEVPDIGACPENIDPEKESIPFGTFTHKKKNGKPIRVEIIGRKVNFHNRKCIMVVCQEVTQKEQHFVALQQSEKRLETASEIAKLGYWKYDIHSGSLNWTDKVYNIWGRTKDDFEVTFDAFYQSIHPDDREFFELEQEAALSGQAEMDFVHRILLPDGSIRWVREQGRLNRNDKGEPISFEGTVQDVSKQREEEQQLKLLESVVTHANDAVMITDAGPLVEQDPRIVYVNRAFTQMTGYRPEEVIGKTPDMLRGPKTDRVELERFYKTLTRGEPCEVVITNYRKNGSPFWINIAASPVKDIKGTISHYIAIQRDVSSKINAQLEKDFLTKVSATFKERVSLGSSLERVCKQVTVYGDFTFCEVWLPSSHNNSLRMAARYGKDSGGKAFYQHSKDVKEFEFGHGLPGTVWKTKKSVLWGNIERNNLFTRNKAAKKAGINSVLGIPLMHQEMIVGILAVGTQENTPQFKTHYPVLSKLEDFLGSEINRKQLEEDLSYLFETLPDLICLLDFKGNFLRINKAGCDLLGYDEAEIVGNSFHKFILDEDREIWDKLTQMIRDGKETFEIENRYVTKTGNLVWLSWHCKIVIQEGMVYATAKDITEAKKLQEVVSDASRLAKVGGWEVDLINVKLTWSEGVHQIYETDPENYVPELNRAIDFYREDHRERVKNIIGLAMEKGEAFDYEAAFISAKGNEKWVRAMGQAETVNGKCIRLYGSFQDITQMKEAEHRLLAISNDLPGVTFQYYRYSDGSDKMHSVSEKAFEIFNRTPQECEENSHLIWDQIKKGGDYEVLIQDIQKSVETLTQWHSRWRYVMPNGKIRWHEGYGTPYKLADGTILFNSMVFDITDEVKLTHLLEETSELSKIGSWEMDLLEEQGSGAMYWSPMVRNIIEVDEHYDASLTGGLEFYTPESKSVVERGIEELIENGTEYDKEVLLKTSSGKEKWVRIIGKSERVNGVCTKIYGSIQDIHAMKTTQLQLQEILGSISDAFYAVDRDWNFTFFNKEAENLLGKKSDEVLGKNLWKLFSPALGTKLETIYRTVANKGRAESFEYLYPGNESWYEINTYPSNGGVSVYFKNIDERKRAEVALESAYQEKDMILESIGDAFFAMKDDFTVTYWNKTAERLIGVKREELIGKNLWDVFPDAVDLPSYKNYNKVLKTKKPISFEDYYGLWLEVNAYPSEEGISVFFRDITQRKKADEKIRRKTEQLDIIAEMNTELLNYSDWFKVIEKVFSKVGQCVKADRVYYFENSFNEKTREWETNQRLEWSNEKAHSHINNPKLQGIPFPVIQDFVEPLTRKEQFVAIFNEMQDTETKRLLLEQGVKSILALPIFIDKTFWGFVGFEDCQSERDWDEDDVSFLKTITTNLSTAIETSMTHKELNKTKGIYQDLFDFSPQPMWIFDPQTLYFLNVNKAAITKYGYTLEEFKEMTIRDIRPNSEIGLLEKNLEESKKRGRDSYAEIFLHTLKSGETICVEVYSSDIEYGGRTVRLVLASDITEKQEYISTIETQNKKLRDIAWTQSHVVRAPLSRILGVINLLDLEPDDSEDVPFLLEQVKRSGQELDSIVQKIVAETRLMDIKTITK; encoded by the coding sequence ATGAACGACTACGGTAATCTCTTTTATCAAAACCCCTTGGCCAATTGGGTCTATGACATGTGGAATTTTGAAATTCTGGATGCAAACGAGGCGGCGTTGAATCTTTATGGATACAATCGCAAAGCGTTTCTTTCCCTATCCTTACATGACCTAGCCGCCCAGAATGAGGTTCCGGACATTGGAGCCTGCCCTGAAAATATCGACCCGGAAAAGGAAAGTATCCCGTTTGGCACCTTTACCCACAAGAAAAAAAATGGAAAACCAATTCGGGTGGAAATCATAGGGCGCAAGGTAAATTTTCATAACAGAAAATGCATCATGGTCGTATGCCAGGAAGTTACCCAAAAGGAACAACACTTCGTTGCATTACAGCAATCCGAAAAAAGATTGGAAACCGCCTCGGAAATAGCCAAACTGGGGTATTGGAAATATGACATCCATTCGGGTTCATTGAATTGGACGGACAAGGTATATAACATTTGGGGAAGGACCAAGGACGACTTTGAAGTAACTTTTGATGCCTTTTATCAGAGCATACATCCCGATGACAGGGAGTTTTTTGAACTGGAACAGGAAGCAGCGTTGTCAGGGCAGGCAGAAATGGATTTTGTACATCGGATTCTGCTTCCCGATGGAAGTATCAGATGGGTTCGGGAGCAGGGAAGATTGAACAGAAACGATAAAGGGGAACCCATCTCATTTGAGGGTACCGTTCAGGACGTTTCTAAGCAAAGGGAGGAAGAACAGCAACTTAAATTATTGGAAAGTGTGGTGACCCATGCCAATGATGCCGTCATGATCACCGATGCAGGGCCGCTGGTGGAACAAGATCCAAGGATAGTGTATGTTAATAGGGCATTTACCCAAATGACAGGGTATAGGCCTGAAGAGGTTATTGGCAAAACCCCAGACATGTTGAGAGGTCCAAAAACGGATAGAGTTGAATTGGAACGATTCTACAAAACCTTGACCAGAGGGGAACCCTGCGAGGTCGTCATTACCAATTACCGGAAAAATGGTTCGCCATTCTGGATCAATATCGCAGCTTCACCAGTTAAGGATATCAAAGGGACAATTTCACACTATATTGCCATCCAAAGGGATGTGTCATCAAAAATCAATGCCCAGCTCGAGAAAGATTTTCTGACCAAGGTCAGTGCAACTTTTAAGGAGAGGGTAAGTCTTGGAAGCTCTCTTGAACGGGTATGTAAACAGGTCACTGTTTATGGGGATTTCACTTTTTGTGAGGTTTGGTTGCCCAGCAGCCACAACAACAGTCTCCGGATGGCTGCGAGGTATGGGAAGGATTCGGGCGGCAAAGCATTTTACCAGCACTCCAAGGATGTGAAGGAATTTGAATTCGGACATGGGCTTCCAGGTACAGTTTGGAAAACCAAAAAATCGGTGCTCTGGGGTAACATTGAGAGAAACAATCTTTTTACCAGAAATAAGGCAGCAAAAAAAGCGGGCATAAATTCTGTCTTGGGCATTCCCTTAATGCACCAGGAAATGATTGTTGGAATCTTAGCTGTTGGCACCCAAGAAAATACACCACAGTTCAAGACGCATTATCCCGTTCTTTCCAAATTAGAGGACTTTTTGGGTTCGGAGATAAACCGCAAACAATTGGAGGAGGACTTGTCATACCTGTTCGAGACCCTGCCAGACCTTATTTGCTTATTGGATTTCAAGGGGAATTTCCTCAGAATAAACAAGGCCGGGTGCGACCTATTGGGATATGATGAAGCTGAGATTGTGGGCAATTCCTTCCATAAATTCATTCTTGATGAGGACCGGGAAATTTGGGATAAATTGACTCAAATGATAAGGGACGGCAAGGAAACTTTCGAAATTGAAAATCGTTACGTTACCAAAACGGGAAATCTTGTCTGGCTCAGTTGGCATTGTAAAATAGTCATTCAAGAGGGCATGGTCTACGCAACCGCCAAGGATATCACGGAGGCCAAAAAACTGCAGGAAGTGGTTTCGGATGCATCACGGCTGGCAAAAGTAGGTGGTTGGGAAGTAGATTTGATCAACGTGAAATTGACATGGTCGGAAGGAGTGCACCAAATCTATGAGACTGACCCCGAAAACTATGTTCCAGAGTTGAATCGCGCCATTGATTTCTACAGGGAAGACCATAGGGAAAGAGTCAAAAACATTATTGGTTTGGCCATGGAAAAAGGAGAGGCTTTTGATTATGAAGCCGCCTTTATCTCCGCAAAGGGCAACGAAAAATGGGTCAGGGCCATGGGTCAGGCCGAAACGGTCAATGGAAAATGTATACGTCTTTATGGAAGTTTCCAGGACATTACCCAAATGAAAGAAGCTGAACACAGGCTCTTGGCCATTTCAAATGATCTTCCCGGAGTTACCTTTCAATATTATCGCTATTCGGATGGTTCCGATAAAATGCATTCTGTAAGCGAAAAAGCATTTGAAATATTTAATCGTACACCTCAAGAGTGTGAAGAAAATTCACATTTGATTTGGGACCAAATCAAAAAAGGGGGGGATTATGAAGTTTTGATACAGGATATCCAAAAATCCGTTGAAACACTTACCCAATGGCATAGTCGCTGGCGTTACGTCATGCCTAACGGTAAGATTCGTTGGCATGAGGGTTATGGAACACCCTATAAATTGGCTGATGGTACCATTCTCTTCAACTCGATGGTCTTTGACATCACGGATGAGGTCAAATTGACCCATCTCTTGGAAGAAACCTCGGAACTCTCGAAAATTGGCAGTTGGGAAATGGATTTGCTTGAAGAGCAAGGAAGCGGTGCCATGTATTGGTCACCTATGGTCCGAAATATAATCGAGGTGGATGAGCACTATGACGCTTCGTTGACCGGTGGTCTGGAATTCTACACCCCCGAAAGCAAGAGTGTGGTGGAAAGGGGGATCGAGGAACTGATTGAAAATGGTACGGAGTATGACAAAGAAGTGTTGTTAAAGACCAGTTCCGGAAAAGAAAAATGGGTGAGGATCATTGGAAAGAGTGAACGAGTCAATGGTGTGTGCACCAAAATATACGGAAGTATCCAAGACATCCACGCGATGAAAACCACCCAGTTGCAGCTTCAAGAAATATTGGGCAGTATTTCGGATGCGTTTTATGCCGTGGACAGGGACTGGAACTTTACCTTTTTTAACAAGGAGGCAGAAAACCTGCTTGGGAAAAAAAGTGATGAGGTACTGGGGAAAAACCTTTGGAAGTTGTTTTCCCCTGCCCTGGGCACCAAACTGGAAACCATATACAGGACGGTTGCCAACAAAGGTAGGGCAGAAAGCTTTGAATATCTCTACCCTGGGAATGAATCATGGTATGAAATCAACACCTATCCTTCCAATGGAGGGGTTTCGGTCTATTTCAAAAATATTGATGAACGAAAAAGGGCAGAGGTGGCACTGGAATCTGCCTATCAGGAAAAGGATATGATCTTGGAGAGTATCGGGGATGCCTTTTTCGCCATGAAAGACGACTTCACTGTGACCTATTGGAACAAGACTGCTGAACGTTTGATCGGGGTCAAAAGAGAAGAACTTATTGGCAAAAACCTTTGGGACGTTTTTCCCGATGCTGTGGATCTACCTTCCTATAAAAACTATAACAAGGTACTGAAGACGAAAAAGCCAATCTCTTTTGAAGACTATTATGGCCTGTGGTTGGAAGTAAACGCATATCCATCCGAAGAAGGCATCAGTGTATTTTTTAGGGACATCACCCAAAGAAAGAAGGCCGACGAAAAAATAAGGCGCAAAACAGAACAGTTGGACATCATTGCCGAAATGAACACGGAACTGCTCAATTATAGCGATTGGTTCAAAGTAATTGAAAAAGTATTCTCGAAAGTTGGGCAATGCGTTAAAGCGGACAGGGTATACTATTTTGAAAATTCCTTTAATGAAAAAACTAGGGAGTGGGAAACAAACCAAAGGTTGGAATGGAGCAATGAGAAAGCGCATTCACATATCAATAATCCAAAACTCCAGGGTATCCCGTTTCCCGTTATCCAGGATTTTGTTGAACCGTTGACAAGAAAAGAGCAATTTGTGGCCATTTTCAATGAGATGCAGGATACAGAGACCAAAAGGTTGCTTCTTGAACAAGGTGTCAAATCCATTTTAGCTCTCCCCATCTTCATAGACAAGACATTTTGGGGCTTCGTTGGTTTTGAGGACTGTCAAAGTGAAAGAGATTGGGATGAGGATGATGTTTCATTCCTTAAGACCATAACGACCAACCTTTCCACTGCCATAGAGACCTCCATGACCCACAAGGAGCTGAACAAAACCAAGGGGATTTATCAGGATCTTTTTGATTTCAGTCCACAACCCATGTGGATCTTTGATCCACAAACGCTTTATTTTTTGAATGTAAACAAGGCGGCAATAACCAAATATGGCTATACATTGGAAGAATTCAAGGAGATGACCATCAGGGATATAAGACCGAATAGTGAGATAGGACTTCTGGAAAAAAATTTGGAAGAAAGCAAGAAAAGGGGTCGTGACAGTTATGCTGAGATATTCTTACATACTTTAAAGTCAGGTGAGACCATTTGTGTGGAGGTTTACAGTAGCGATATTGAATATGGGGGCAGGACCGTACGATTGGTACTGGCAAGCGATATTACCGAAAAACAGGAGTATATATCCACTATAGAGACCCAGAACAAAAAGTTAAGGGACATTGCGTGGACACAGTCACATGTGGTACGGGCTCCATTATCCCGAATTTTGGGAGTCATCAATCTTTTGGATTTGGAACCTGATGATTCTGAAGATGTGCCCTTTTTACTGGAACAGGTGAAACGATCTGGGCAAGAACTGGATAGTATCGTTCAAAAAATTGTAGCAGAGACACGTTTGATGGATATTAAAACGATAACAAAATGA
- a CDS encoding heparan-alpha-glucosaminide N-acetyltransferase domain-containing protein, with product MNQNKREHRKLSEKANPERLYFIDALRAWAILMMLQGHFVSALLTESYREEGGTAYSLWAYLRGVTAPVFFTVTGFIFTYLLFKKYDMGWSNPRVKKGIKRGSLLILIGYVLQIRFGRLLEGSINTSFDIVHVLQCLGLSMIFIVVLYLPFHKSGKYLFQFLLGSITILLFLSNGLMDQWDYGFLPGWLSNYITTENGSVFTMVPWFGFATAGACLSGFFHSNPNRQGFYLKAFLITLSIGILLILQSYEFIRDLGFLIDTPLLHRALDNSYLFARLGVVLVIFAIFILLRNFLAHKIILQIGQNTLAIYILHAMVLYGSITGHGLSRYYHHSLSISHVVLGAIFFLAGICSLVLMTERKIKQLYN from the coding sequence TTGAATCAAAACAAAAGGGAACATAGAAAGCTCTCGGAAAAGGCCAATCCTGAGCGACTATACTTTATTGACGCCCTTCGTGCCTGGGCCATTTTGATGATGCTGCAGGGACACTTCGTATCCGCATTATTGACCGAAAGCTATCGGGAAGAAGGAGGTACGGCCTATTCCCTATGGGCTTATCTCAGGGGGGTGACCGCCCCCGTTTTCTTTACCGTAACGGGATTCATCTTCACGTATTTACTCTTCAAAAAATATGATATGGGATGGTCAAATCCTCGCGTCAAGAAGGGAATCAAAAGGGGGAGCCTACTCATTCTCATCGGTTATGTATTGCAGATCCGGTTCGGACGATTGTTGGAAGGCTCGATCAATACCAGTTTTGATATTGTCCATGTGCTCCAATGTTTGGGTCTATCGATGATCTTTATTGTTGTACTTTATTTGCCATTCCATAAGTCAGGCAAATACCTGTTCCAATTCTTGTTGGGCTCCATTACCATTTTGCTCTTTCTGTCCAATGGACTTATGGATCAATGGGATTATGGATTCCTGCCCGGCTGGCTATCCAATTATATAACAACAGAGAACGGTTCCGTTTTTACTATGGTGCCCTGGTTTGGCTTTGCTACGGCAGGTGCGTGCCTATCTGGATTTTTTCATTCCAATCCAAACAGGCAAGGATTCTACCTCAAAGCATTTTTAATTACCCTTTCTATCGGTATACTATTGATTCTCCAATCCTATGAGTTCATACGGGACCTTGGATTCTTGATCGACACCCCTCTTTTACATAGGGCACTTGACAACAGCTACCTTTTCGCCAGGTTGGGAGTGGTCCTTGTCATCTTTGCCATATTCATTTTATTGAGAAACTTTTTGGCCCATAAGATTATTCTTCAAATTGGGCAAAACACATTGGCCATTTATATCCTCCATGCCATGGTCCTTTACGGTAGTATTACAGGACATGGTCTTAGCAGGTATTACCATCACTCCCTATCCATTTCACATGTTGTCCTTGGAGCCATATTTTTTCTTGCAGGCATTTGTTCTTTGGTCCTAATGACTGAAAGGAAAATAAAGCAACTCTATAACTAA
- a CDS encoding potassium transporter TrkG, translating to MKGILKKYRKFQLTLSPQQNLLYGFLTYTLLGWSLLCLPIAHKLDIPALDSLFIATSAISTTGLVTVSVFDSYSWFGQFIVMLLFQIGGIGYMTFTTFIVLSKKSDLTHWHQRILNAEFTMPKGFQVKDFLKSVILFTVVIEIIGALCLYIAFTKAGVEHNFALWSSIYHSVSAFCTAGFSLYNDSFEQFAGNPSINIILSILAICGSLGFIVVTDFWNRLSGKSRKITFTTKIILGSMALLLVFGTIMLYFFEPAIEGQGGQRWMASFFQTMTALTTVGFNTVPLGSFATGSLLVIIFLMYIGASPSGTGGGMKTTTVTALIAIMWNRIRNNRHVTFLGRTIPLERLYVATSVFMLYASVIFLATFLLSLSEKIPLEQILFETTSAIGTVGLSTGITGSLKPLGKMVLITTMFVGRLGLLTFGLAILAKRNTLSTKKKSEDLAL from the coding sequence ATGAAAGGAATATTAAAAAAATACAGAAAGTTTCAATTGACTCTTTCACCCCAACAGAACCTATTGTACGGCTTTTTGACCTATACCCTTTTAGGATGGTCATTACTTTGCCTCCCCATAGCCCATAAACTGGACATTCCCGCCCTGGACAGCCTGTTCATTGCCACCTCTGCCATTTCCACAACGGGCTTGGTCACAGTTAGCGTGTTCGATAGCTATTCCTGGTTCGGACAATTCATTGTAATGCTCCTTTTCCAAATCGGGGGGATCGGTTATATGACCTTTACGACCTTTATTGTCCTTTCCAAGAAAAGTGACCTCACCCATTGGCACCAACGCATACTGAACGCCGAGTTTACCATGCCCAAAGGGTTTCAGGTCAAGGATTTTCTGAAATCGGTCATCCTATTTACCGTTGTCATCGAGATCATTGGGGCCCTATGCCTCTATATTGCCTTTACCAAGGCTGGGGTGGAGCACAACTTTGCCCTATGGAGCAGTATCTATCATAGCGTTTCGGCTTTTTGCACAGCAGGTTTCAGTCTCTATAACGACAGCTTTGAACAGTTTGCGGGCAATCCGTCCATCAACATAATACTTTCCATTTTGGCCATCTGTGGTTCCTTGGGGTTTATCGTGGTCACCGACTTTTGGAACCGACTATCCGGAAAATCGAGAAAGATCACCTTCACCACCAAAATCATTTTAGGGTCCATGGCCCTACTATTGGTATTTGGAACAATTATGCTCTATTTTTTTGAACCGGCCATTGAGGGACAGGGCGGACAGCGTTGGATGGCCTCCTTTTTCCAGACCATGACCGCACTGACCACGGTAGGGTTCAACACGGTCCCGTTGGGTAGTTTTGCCACTGGGAGCCTATTGGTCATTATTTTCCTCATGTACATAGGGGCTTCTCCTTCCGGGACCGGTGGTGGGATGAAGACCACAACGGTCACTGCCTTGATCGCCATTATGTGGAACCGGATCAGGAACAATAGGCATGTTACATTTTTGGGAAGGACCATTCCATTGGAAAGGCTCTATGTGGCCACCTCCGTTTTCATGCTGTATGCATCTGTTATATTTTTGGCAACTTTTCTATTATCCCTCTCTGAAAAAATCCCCTTGGAACAGATCCTTTTCGAGACCACCTCGGCCATTGGCACTGTAGGTCTCAGTACAGGCATTACAGGAAGTTTAAAGCCTTTAGGAAAAATGGTCCTTATTACGACCATGTTCGTGGGCAGGTTGGGATTGCTTACTTTTGGCCTGGCCATCTTGGCAAAGAGGAATACGTTGAGTACAAAGAAAAAAAGTGAAGACTTGGCTTTATAG
- a CDS encoding ATP-binding protein — translation MDFLRTRNYSKRKQYTISILLIVATSFVCFFLVNFIGYGAVALILLMAVSLNAILFDIFPVMVSALLSALIWNFFFIPPTMTFHIETPEDGLMFLMYFVIASINAVLTFKFREFEKKQRDEEERAKSIVLYNTLLNSLSHELKTPIATIIGAVDTIKDKNSKLSDGNRNELYSEIEIAGLRLNRQVENLLSMSRLEAGFIQPKKDWCDINEIIFSMIRRNQQDASNHKVVFEAKEHLPLFRLDGGLLEQTLHNIIHNAIQHTPTNSIITIDADQIHEGCVIWVSDNGKGFPENEIKSVFRKFYRIHNTTGGTGLGLSIVKGFTEAMNGKVTLENREGGGSLFTVTIPAETLPINNDENG, via the coding sequence TTGGATTTCCTCAGAACACGGAATTACAGTAAAAGGAAACAGTACACGATAAGCATCCTGCTCATAGTAGCCACTTCGTTCGTCTGTTTCTTTCTGGTAAATTTTATCGGTTATGGTGCCGTTGCCCTCATCCTGTTGATGGCGGTCTCCCTCAATGCCATCCTCTTCGATATTTTTCCTGTAATGGTATCCGCTCTGTTAAGTGCCCTGATTTGGAACTTCTTCTTTATTCCCCCTACAATGACCTTCCACATCGAGACCCCCGAGGATGGCCTTATGTTCTTGATGTACTTTGTCATTGCATCCATCAATGCAGTACTTACCTTTAAGTTCAGGGAGTTCGAAAAGAAACAACGGGATGAGGAGGAAAGGGCCAAGTCCATAGTCCTATACAATACCCTGTTGAATTCGCTCTCCCATGAACTCAAGACCCCTATAGCCACCATAATCGGTGCCGTGGATACCATTAAGGACAAAAACTCCAAACTCTCCGATGGAAACAGAAATGAACTGTATTCAGAAATCGAAATTGCAGGTCTCAGGCTCAATCGACAGGTCGAAAATCTTTTAAGCATGAGCAGGCTTGAAGCAGGGTTCATCCAGCCGAAAAAAGATTGGTGCGATATCAACGAAATTATTTTTTCCATGATCCGAAGGAACCAACAGGATGCTTCGAATCACAAGGTTGTTTTCGAAGCCAAGGAGCACCTTCCCCTTTTTAGGCTGGATGGTGGACTCTTGGAACAGACCTTGCACAATATCATCCACAATGCCATTCAGCATACCCCAACAAACTCCATTATAACCATTGATGCCGATCAAATCCATGAAGGCTGTGTCATATGGGTCTCGGACAACGGGAAAGGTTTCCCGGAAAACGAAATTAAATCCGTTTTCCGTAAATTTTACCGCATTCACAACACGACAGGGGGTACCGGTCTTGGACTTTCAATAGTGAAGGGTTTTACCGAAGCCATGAATGGAAAAGTGACCTTGGAGAACAGGGAGGGAGGTGGTTCCTTGTTCACCGTAACCATTCCAGCAGAAACATTGCCCATAAACAACGATGAAAATGGATAA
- a CDS encoding response regulator transcription factor, translated as MDKAQLLIIDDEPQIRKLLQINLESNEYRVIQAANAKEGTALAASHLPDAILLDIGLPDKSGHDLLVELRDWYHKPIIILSVQDNEPDIVKALDNGASDYLTKPFRSGELLARIRSAMRRDQGIELKTVISFGNLEIDLVARTVKKEGVLIKLTQTEYNLLALFAINEGKVLTHQYILNEVWGYGHKNETQYLRVFVGTLRKKIEERPNHPEHIVTESGVGYRFQ; from the coding sequence ATGGATAAGGCACAACTATTGATCATTGACGATGAGCCCCAAATTAGAAAACTGCTCCAAATCAATTTGGAGAGCAATGAATACAGGGTCATACAGGCTGCAAATGCCAAAGAGGGTACTGCCCTTGCAGCAAGCCATTTGCCTGATGCCATCCTTCTGGACATAGGGTTGCCGGATAAAAGCGGCCATGACCTCTTGGTGGAACTCAGGGACTGGTACCATAAGCCCATTATCATTTTGTCGGTTCAGGACAACGAACCCGATATTGTCAAAGCGCTGGACAACGGCGCTTCGGATTATCTTACCAAACCCTTTCGGAGCGGCGAACTCTTGGCCCGTATCCGATCGGCAATGCGGAGAGATCAGGGCATTGAGCTTAAAACCGTCATTTCGTTTGGAAATCTTGAAATTGACCTTGTGGCCCGAACGGTCAAAAAGGAAGGGGTGTTGATCAAACTGACACAGACCGAGTACAACCTTTTGGCGCTATTCGCAATCAATGAGGGAAAGGTACTCACACACCAGTACATACTTAATGAGGTCTGGGGATATGGCCACAAGAACGAGACACAATATTTAAGGGTATTTGTGGGCACCCTGAGAAAAAAAATCGAGGAACGGCCCAACCATCCCGAACACATCGTAACCGAAAGCGGGGTAGGTTATCGGTTTCAATGA
- a CDS encoding potassium transporter TrkG produces the protein MSLFKWGKSTLFNRDFSQILFKLALYSSILGVFLFIVDFGYDKPQRIQIWFNIFYFVVIGLGILATVLRYVERMKQIERSVIIFDALTILITLGILWAHFFGEEGQSHLSFLYNDNWVKFAIILTFIREFSEQEINYKKTLLNPAQLFIASFLGIILIGAILLSLPNATHDGISFLYALFTSTSAVCVTGLIVVDTGSYFTVFGQTVILCLIQAGGIGILTVASYFSYFFKGGASYENQLTLSDMTGSKKLGEVFGTLRRILVITFSIELVAALFIYLSLDNGLFTSFFHRFFFSVFHAVSAFCNAGFSTLPNSLYETGFRYNYMFQSLIIAAFVLGGLGFPIVVNLIKYLKYFMVRKLFYLTGDQKKHKPWVLNLNSRITLITTSMLTTLGTTMFYFNEYNNTLAEHDGVGKVITALFGAATPRTAGFNSVDMAALDFSTVMMIFLLMWVGASPASTGGGIKTNTFAIATLNFLSLAKGKARIEVFRREISEVSVRRAFAVIALSLLVIGTGIILISVFDSDKKLLDIAFECFSAYSTVGLSLGITAKLSGASKLVIIAVMFIGRVSMLTLLIAVFKKVKQKNYKYPVEELTIN, from the coding sequence ATGTCGCTTTTCAAATGGGGAAAGTCAACACTTTTTAACAGGGACTTTTCCCAAATCCTTTTTAAGCTGGCTTTGTACAGCAGCATTCTGGGGGTTTTTCTGTTCATTGTCGATTTTGGCTATGACAAGCCCCAACGCATACAGATTTGGTTCAACATCTTTTATTTTGTGGTTATCGGCCTGGGTATTTTGGCCACGGTCCTGCGGTATGTGGAGCGTATGAAACAAATCGAACGCTCGGTCATCATTTTTGATGCCCTTACCATTTTGATTACCTTGGGTATACTCTGGGCCCATTTTTTTGGGGAGGAGGGACAAAGCCATTTATCGTTCCTGTACAACGACAATTGGGTCAAGTTCGCCATCATCCTCACGTTTATCCGGGAGTTTTCCGAGCAAGAGATCAACTATAAAAAGACCCTGCTCAATCCCGCGCAATTGTTCATTGCCAGTTTTTTGGGCATCATATTGATCGGAGCGATTTTATTGTCGCTGCCCAATGCCACCCATGACGGCATCTCCTTTTTGTATGCCTTGTTCACCTCTACCAGTGCCGTATGCGTAACAGGTCTTATTGTAGTGGATACAGGAAGTTATTTCACCGTTTTTGGTCAAACCGTCATCCTTTGCCTTATCCAGGCCGGGGGAATCGGGATTTTGACCGTTGCAAGCTATTTCAGCTACTTTTTCAAAGGGGGTGCCTCTTATGAAAACCAGTTGACCTTGAGTGACATGACCGGAAGCAAAAAATTGGGTGAGGTCTTCGGTACATTGAGACGTATTCTTGTCATTACTTTTTCCATAGAACTGGTCGCGGCGCTATTTATCTACTTGAGTTTGGACAATGGTTTGTTCACCTCCTTTTTCCATCGCTTCTTTTTTTCAGTATTCCACGCTGTATCTGCTTTCTGCAATGCAGGGTTCTCCACCTTGCCCAATAGTTTGTACGAAACTGGGTTTCGGTATAATTATATGTTCCAAAGTCTTATAATCGCAGCCTTTGTATTGGGCGGATTGGGGTTTCCCATTGTGGTAAACCTTATAAAGTATCTTAAATATTTTATGGTCAGGAAACTGTTCTATCTTACTGGGGACCAGAAAAAACACAAACCATGGGTACTGAACCTGAACAGCCGCATTACACTCATAACCACCTCTATGTTGACCACTTTGGGAACAACAATGTTCTATTTCAATGAATATAACAACACCTTGGCGGAACACGATGGCGTTGGTAAGGTGATAACGGCCCTTTTCGGTGCGGCCACACCAAGAACGGCAGGCTTTAATTCAGTGGACATGGCTGCACTCGATTTCTCCACTGTCATGATGATTTTCCTTTTGATGTGGGTAGGGGCGTCACCGGCGTCCACGGGAGGGGGCATCAAGACCAATACCTTTGCCATAGCCACCCTGAACTTTTTGAGCTTGGCAAAGGGAAAGGCAAGAATAGAGGTCTTTCGTAGGGAAATCTCCGAAGTCTCGGTGCGACGAGCCTTTGCCGTAATTGCCCTCTCCTTGTTGGTCATCGGCACCGGTATTATCTTGATTTCCGTATTTGACAGTGACAAGAAATTATTGGATATCGCCTTTGAATGTTTTTCAGCATACAGCACCGTTGGTCTGAGTCTGGGAATAACTGCAAAACTGAGTGGCGCCAGTAAACTTGTCATTATCGCGGTGATGTTCATCGGTAGGGTGAGTATGTTGACCCTGTTGATCGCAGTGTTCAAAAAGGTAAAGCAGAAAAATTATAAATATCCTGTTGAGGAACTTACCATAAACTAA